TATCTATAAGTCAGCTGAGCTACCACAAATCATTGATGTGATCAATCATGTGTTATACGAAGTTTCCAGAGGAAGACTCCTGTAACGCACGCCTTAAGCTACGAACTCTGGAATGACCCATAAGCCGGCTTCCCTAGCTAGTGGAATCTCCGGCTTGATGGATTATAGTGCGCTACACGTACATTCTCAGGGTAAAGCTTTACTTCACTCGCGCCTTAGCCGCCTCGCAGAACCGAGCAAGCGCCTCGACCACGATGGCACGCGGGCACGCGAGGTTGATCCGCAGCCAGCCTTCGCCTTCCGCGCCGAAGACGGAGCCTTCGCTGAACGCGACCTTGGCCTCCTTGAACATGAGCTCCTTCAGCCCCTTCACATCTAACCCAAGTCCTCGGCAGTCGACCCACAGCAGGTACGTTCCTTCCGAACGCAGCGGCTTAACCTCCGGTAGTTGATCAGCTAAATAATCAATGGTATAAGTCATATTGCCGCTCACGTACTCGATCATCGCATCGAGCCACTCCTCGCCCTCGCGGTAAGCAGCCTCGACAGCGTCCTGGGCGAAGTGCTGGGCCATGTGCAGGCTGAGCGTCTTGATCCGGTGATCGAAGCGACGCTTCAGCGAGCTGTTCGAGGTGACGACGAACGACGTGTGCAGGCCAGGCAGGTTGAACGTCTTCGTAGCAGCAAGACACGTAATCGTAATGTCTGCGAGCTCAGGCGACAGCGATGCGAACGGAACGTGCTTGTAGCCCGGCAAGGCGAGATCGGCATGAATTTCGTCGGAGACGACGGTGACGCCGTAGCGTAGACACAGCTCCCCGAGCTTCAGCAGCTCCTCGCGCTCCCAGACGCGTCCGCCTGGATTGTGTGGGCTGCATAAGAGCATCAGCTTCGCGCCCCCTGCGAACAATGACTCCAGATGGTCGTAGTCCATCTCATAACGGTTGTTACGCTGCACGAGCGGGTTAATCGCAAGCTTCCGATCATTGCTCAGTATGACGTCGTAGAACGGATAATAGACCGGAGACTGCAGTACGACTTGTCCGCCCGGCTCGCTGAACAGCTCGATGGCGATGCTCAGTGACGTGACGACACTTGGTACGTCGGTAATCCATTGCGGCTTAATCGTCCAGCCGTGGCGACGCTCGAACCAGCTGACGATCGCGTCGAAGTAGCTGTCCGTCCGTATCGAATATCCGTACACACCGAGTGCGGCACGCTCCTCGATCACCTTTCTCACCGCTGGCGGGCTGTAGAAGTCCATATCCGCTACCCATAGCGAGAGGACGTCAGCGTCTCCGAACAGCTTGTCGTTCTGATCCCATTTATAGGAACGTGTGTTGCGTCGATCAATGTGCTTGTCAAAG
Above is a genomic segment from Paenibacillus sp. YYML68 containing:
- a CDS encoding MalY/PatB family protein, whose product is MPFDFDKHIDRRNTRSYKWDQNDKLFGDADVLSLWVADMDFYSPPAVRKVIEERAALGVYGYSIRTDSYFDAIVSWFERRHGWTIKPQWITDVPSVVTSLSIAIELFSEPGGQVVLQSPVYYPFYDVILSNDRKLAINPLVQRNNRYEMDYDHLESLFAGGAKLMLLCSPHNPGGRVWEREELLKLGELCLRYGVTVVSDEIHADLALPGYKHVPFASLSPELADITITCLAATKTFNLPGLHTSFVVTSNSSLKRRFDHRIKTLSLHMAQHFAQDAVEAAYREGEEWLDAMIEYVSGNMTYTIDYLADQLPEVKPLRSEGTYLLWVDCRGLGLDVKGLKELMFKEAKVAFSEGSVFGAEGEGWLRINLACPRAIVVEALARFCEAAKARVK